From one Anaerococcus prevotii DSM 20548 genomic stretch:
- a CDS encoding DUF4145 domain-containing protein — protein MNDYLECPFCKKIFALTKDTFYEACPEFDSNNWKNYKQKNSEDKIEYLHLDTSGLIIQFNKCPACKKVTIDIIGAGSQFPEGFRRRIFPASQAKQYPNYIPSHILKDYTEAYDILELSPKASATLSRRCLQSMIRDRWKVNEKNLYKEIDAISDKVDANTWDAIDALRKIGNIGAHMQKDTSLIIDIEPWEAEKLILLIEVLIKSWYIDMHEREKLFEDIVSIKDSKEKLGFEK, from the coding sequence TTTTTATGAAGCCTGTCCTGAGTTTGATTCTAATAATTGGAAAAATTATAAACAGAAAAATTCAGAAGATAAGATTGAATATCTACATTTAGATACATCTGGATTAATTATACAATTTAATAAATGCCCAGCTTGCAAGAAAGTAACCATAGATATAATAGGAGCAGGTTCACAATTTCCTGAAGGATTCAGACGAAGAATATTCCCAGCATCTCAAGCCAAACAATATCCAAATTACATACCAAGCCATATATTGAAAGATTATACTGAAGCATATGATATATTAGAATTAAGCCCAAAGGCTTCAGCTACCTTATCAAGAAGATGCCTACAAAGTATGATCAGAGATAGGTGGAAAGTAAATGAGAAAAATTTATATAAGGAAATTGATGCTATAAGTGATAAAGTAGATGCCAATACTTGGGATGCCATAGATGCCTTGCGTAAAATAGGAAATATTGGAGCTCATATGCAAAAGGATACAAGCCTTATTATAGATATAGAGCCTTGGGAAGCTGAAAAATTAATATTACTTATAGAGGTACTTATTAAGTCTTGGTATATAGATATGCATGAAAGAGAAAAATTATTTGAAGACATAGTTAGTATCAAAGATTCTAAAGAAAAATTAGGATTTGAAAAGTAA
- a CDS encoding N-6 DNA methylase, whose product MVLFDNLNLKDHGSYKDILGRSYEYAIAKFASLEGRNAGEFYTPTSIVRTIVKILEPYQGRGYDTCCGSRAVIVIEANSYVNTRRSRLPPKFKTQKINSWCAV is encoded by the coding sequence GTGGTTCTTTTTGATAATCTAAATCTCAAGGACCACGGCTCATATAAAGATATACTTGGCAGGAGCTATGAATATGCCATAGCTAAGTTTGCAAGTCTTGAAGGTAGAAATGCGGGAGAATTTTACACACCTACATCAATAGTTAGAACAATAGTAAAAATCCTAGAACCCTACCAAGGCAGGGGGTATGACACTTGTTGCGGGTCTCGTGCCGTAATAGTGATAGAGGCAAATAGTTATGTGAATACAAGGAGATCAAGACTTCCACCAAAGTTTAAAACTCAAAAAATAAATAGTTGGTGTGCTGTTTAG
- a CDS encoding KilA-N domain-containing protein: protein MSKIKKEKISAKGFDIEVYTEDFKNDYISLTDIAKYKNKEEPNVVVSNWMRNYNTIEYLGIWEQLNNPDFNPLEFEGYLKEAGSNAFTLSPQKWQKTTNAVGLFVKLGRYGGTYAHKDIAFKFASWISAEFELYIIKDYQRLKEDENSKLSLTWNLHREISKINYKIHTDAIKEYLLEDLTDEQLSFKYASEADMLNVALFNKRAKQWREENPDLKGNMRDYASLNELLVLANMESYNAILIEKGLAQKERMIELRNLAKAQLVSLEKLNQSDIKKLHK from the coding sequence TTGTCAAAAATTAAAAAAGAAAAAATTTCTGCTAAAGGCTTTGATATTGAGGTATACACAGAAGATTTTAAAAATGACTATATAAGTCTTACTGATATAGCAAAATATAAAAACAAGGAGGAACCTAATGTAGTTGTTTCAAATTGGATGCGAAACTATAATACAATAGAATATCTTGGCATTTGGGAGCAGTTAAATAATCCAGATTTTAACCCCCTCGAATTCGAGGGGTATTTAAAAGAGGCGGGCAGTAACGCTTTTACTTTATCACCTCAAAAATGGCAGAAAACCACTAATGCAGTAGGACTATTTGTAAAGTTGGGTAGATATGGTGGCACATATGCTCATAAGGATATAGCTTTTAAATTTGCTTCATGGATATCTGCAGAATTTGAACTTTATATAATTAAAGATTATCAAAGACTTAAAGAAGATGAAAACTCAAAATTGTCATTAACATGGAATCTGCATAGAGAAATATCTAAAATCAATTATAAAATTCATACAGATGCCATTAAAGAGTATTTATTAGAAGACCTTACAGATGAGCAGTTATCATTTAAATATGCAAGTGAAGCAGATATGCTTAATGTGGCACTATTTAATAAAAGAGCAAAACAGTGGCGTGAAGAAAATCCTGACCTAAAAGGAAATATGAGAGACTATGCAAGTCTTAATGAACTATTGGTGCTTGCAAATATGGAATCCTACAATGCAATTTTAATTGAAAAGGGATTAGCGCAAAAAGAAAGAATGATTGAACTTAGAAATCTTGCAAAGGCCCAACTCGTATCTTTAGAAAAATTAAACCAATCAGATATAAAAAAACTACACAAGTAA
- a CDS encoding YeiH family protein codes for MIKSIEKNIKGIILCLIIAIISQIIGKRIPLVGPAVFGILIGMALGQIIKDKKPYIGGVRFTSKKILQYAVILLGFGLDLGIVLKTGKQSLPIILSTISTSLIIAYLAYRTGLIKGNIATLVGVGSSICGGSAIAAAAPVIDADEDEIAQAISVIFFFNILAAILFPSLGRMIGFSTTDGHAFGIFAGSAVNDTSSVTACASTWDTMYNLGSQTLDKAVTVKLTRTLAIIPICLGLAFIRMRNADQEDNKKISIIQIFPFFIIYFILASLITTIALAKGVNIEFFKPFKDLSKFFIVMAMSAIGFNSDIVKLLKSGAKPLALGGMCFISITSITLILEKVLGIL; via the coding sequence ATGATAAAATCTATAGAAAAAAATATAAAAGGGATTATTCTTTGCCTTATAATTGCAATAATATCGCAGATAATCGGCAAAAGAATCCCACTAGTAGGCCCAGCAGTCTTTGGTATTCTAATTGGAATGGCCCTAGGTCAAATTATAAAAGACAAAAAACCTTATATTGGTGGTGTGAGATTTACATCAAAGAAAATCCTTCAATATGCTGTAATCCTCCTTGGGTTTGGTCTTGATCTTGGAATTGTTTTAAAAACTGGTAAACAATCACTTCCAATCATCCTATCTACCATATCAACATCACTTATAATCGCATACCTAGCCTATAGGACTGGGCTAATAAAAGGAAATATTGCAACTCTTGTTGGTGTTGGATCATCAATTTGTGGAGGCTCTGCAATTGCAGCTGCCGCTCCAGTTATAGATGCAGATGAAGATGAGATAGCCCAAGCCATATCTGTCATATTCTTTTTTAATATCTTAGCCGCTATTTTATTTCCAAGCCTAGGTCGTATGATTGGATTTTCTACTACCGATGGTCATGCCTTTGGTATATTTGCAGGATCTGCTGTTAATGATACATCATCAGTTACAGCATGCGCATCAACATGGGATACAATGTATAATCTAGGTAGCCAGACACTTGATAAGGCTGTAACAGTAAAATTAACTAGAACCCTAGCTATAATTCCAATATGCTTAGGACTAGCCTTCATTAGGATGAGAAACGCTGATCAAGAAGATAACAAAAAAATTTCTATAATACAAATTTTCCCATTCTTTATAATCTACTTCATCCTTGCAAGTTTGATTACAACCATAGCCCTAGCCAAAGGAGTAAATATTGAATTTTTCAAACCCTTTAAGGACTTATCCAAATTTTTTATTGTAATGGCAATGTCAGCTATTGGTTTTAATAGTGATATAGTAAAACTATTAAAATCAGGAGCTAAGCCACTAGCCTTAGGAGGAATGTGCTTTATATCAATCACATCCATAACCCTAATACTAGAAAAAGTTCTAGGCATCTTATAA
- a CDS encoding LysR family transcriptional regulator: MLDFRIESFLEVCKYMNFTRAAESLNITQPAISTHIKYLETYYNCKLFYRNKRNLCLTDEGKILKSALLSMSNDQDKLKTILSEKKTKSEKISLGFTRSVGEYIILDKLISLIKEKPSCDFHIYYENTDEILRDIDSGRIDFAIIEGFIKSSDYFIKKYKSDRIVCISHKDHKFKKPVKKLTDLLDERIIIREDGSGTLAILKNFLSMDNIDTKDFANIVEINNMRSIVEMLRSDCGISFIFESCVKKELEEGILRVMDLEDFNLVHDLSLVASKNSIFTDLYLQIAEAFY; encoded by the coding sequence ATGTTAGATTTTAGGATAGAAAGTTTTTTGGAAGTATGTAAATATATGAATTTTACAAGGGCTGCTGAAAGTCTTAATATAACACAGCCAGCCATATCTACTCATATTAAATATTTAGAAACTTATTACAATTGTAAACTTTTTTATAGAAATAAGAGGAATTTGTGTCTAACAGATGAGGGCAAGATTCTAAAATCTGCTTTACTTTCTATGTCAAATGATCAAGATAAGTTGAAGACGATATTATCTGAGAAAAAAACTAAGAGTGAAAAAATTTCCTTGGGTTTTACTAGGTCGGTAGGAGAATATATAATATTGGATAAGCTTATATCCTTGATTAAAGAAAAACCTTCTTGTGATTTCCATATTTATTATGAAAATACGGATGAGATTTTAAGGGATATTGATAGTGGGAGGATAGACTTTGCTATTATAGAGGGATTTATAAAATCTAGTGATTATTTTATCAAAAAATACAAAAGCGATAGGATTGTTTGCATCAGCCACAAGGACCACAAGTTTAAAAAACCAGTAAAAAAGTTAACAGACTTATTAGATGAAAGAATTATTATCAGAGAAGACGGATCTGGTACCTTAGCTATATTAAAAAATTTTCTAAGCATGGACAATATTGATACGAAAGATTTTGCAAATATCGTAGAGATAAATAATATGCGTTCCATAGTAGAAATGCTAAGATCGGATTGTGGCATAAGTTTTATTTTTGAATCTTGTGTAAAAAAAGAACTAGAAGAAGGTATTCTCAGGGTTATGGACCTAGAAGATTTCAATCTAGTTCATGATTTGTCCCTTGTTGCCAGTAAAAATTCAATATTTACTGATTTGTATTTGCAAATAGCTGAAGCTTTTTATTAG
- a CDS encoding DNA methyltransferase: protein MRFIDELSKVLSSDERFTGENNEIIKTKVSDAARFNDEKLLKTLLNNDLLKETFFTRVDDIYVFDKNKFVWVLESKEFLPDSFTMYKNKIGLVDSNNNLFSQKQDVSLVWPYKDCVLEGGQTKEDQKRDEIFYNETLAPDQVNRLLAPKVLGNAKRYTKDGIEENIEFKEDGNLIIKGNNLLALSSILKKYKGQIQMIYIDVPYYFNDTKEYDAFKYNSNFSFSTWLTFIKNRVELARELLTESGTLWFHVGEDGMHYVKTILDEIFGKEKFVGTMPRKTREGKNDVSFNFSQDFDFILIYTMGNKNDSVIRRKIQRSYIETDDFPGRPWRRGDIRQQKNYQERPNSYFDMVNPKTGKVYPVNKNSVWRVTKDTFDDWYKKGYIGFPDDYEFMTGEIPFRRSFKDEDEIRDLENGSSVFSDYILKEFVEQLMGKGKTAKKDIVNNEDFKYAKPESLLKSIIEISTKEDDIILDFFLGSGTTAAVSHKMRRHYIGIEQMNYINDLTIERLKKVIEGEQGGISKSVNWQGGGSFVYCELLEDNESLVNELEKAENTDQVKIVLNKAIDNGKLIPSILPSDLKVNEDDFDKLSLDDQKNLVMELLNKNQLYVNLSDIDDEDYKVSEADKAFTRSFYGKE from the coding sequence ATGAGATTTATAGATGAATTGAGTAAAGTCTTAAGTTCAGATGAACGATTTACTGGGGAAAATAATGAGATAATAAAGACAAAAGTATCGGATGCTGCAAGATTTAATGATGAGAAATTATTAAAAACCTTGCTAAATAATGATTTATTAAAAGAAACTTTTTTTACGAGAGTTGATGACATATATGTTTTTGATAAAAATAAATTTGTTTGGGTTCTAGAGTCAAAAGAATTTCTTCCGGATTCTTTTACTATGTATAAAAATAAGATAGGTCTTGTTGATTCTAATAATAATTTATTTAGTCAAAAACAAGATGTTTCATTGGTATGGCCTTACAAAGACTGTGTCCTTGAGGGTGGACAGACCAAAGAAGACCAAAAAAGAGATGAAATTTTTTATAATGAAACCCTTGCTCCAGACCAGGTAAACAGACTTTTAGCTCCAAAAGTTTTAGGGAATGCTAAACGATATACTAAAGACGGAATAGAAGAGAATATAGAATTTAAAGAAGATGGTAACTTGATTATAAAAGGAAATAATTTGCTTGCTTTGTCTTCTATCCTAAAAAAATATAAGGGACAAATTCAAATGATTTACATAGACGTTCCATATTATTTCAATGACACTAAAGAGTATGATGCTTTCAAATATAATTCAAATTTCTCATTTTCGACATGGTTAACATTTATAAAAAATAGAGTTGAGCTTGCTAGAGAATTATTAACAGAATCTGGAACACTTTGGTTTCACGTAGGTGAAGATGGAATGCACTACGTGAAAACAATATTAGATGAAATTTTTGGAAAAGAAAAATTTGTAGGAACGATGCCCAGAAAAACTCGTGAAGGTAAAAATGACGTTTCATTTAATTTTAGTCAAGATTTTGATTTCATTTTAATATATACAATGGGAAATAAGAATGACTCTGTTATTAGAAGGAAAATACAAAGATCCTACATAGAAACTGATGATTTTCCTGGAAGACCATGGAGAAGAGGTGATATTAGACAGCAAAAAAATTATCAAGAAAGACCAAATTCTTATTTTGACATGGTTAATCCAAAGACTGGAAAAGTATATCCTGTAAATAAAAATTCAGTTTGGAGAGTTACTAAAGATACATTTGATGATTGGTATAAAAAAGGATATATAGGATTTCCAGATGATTATGAATTTATGACAGGAGAAATTCCGTTTAGAAGATCATTTAAAGATGAAGATGAAATAAGAGATTTAGAAAATGGTTCATCTGTATTTTCAGATTATATACTAAAAGAATTTGTTGAACAATTAATGGGAAAAGGTAAAACAGCTAAAAAAGATATCGTAAATAATGAAGATTTCAAATATGCCAAACCTGAGAGCCTACTAAAATCAATTATAGAAATTTCAACAAAAGAAGATGATATAATTTTAGACTTTTTTTTAGGATCTGGTACAACTGCAGCCGTTTCTCATAAAATGAGACGTCATTATATCGGTATAGAACAAATGAATTATATTAATGATTTGACTATCGAGAGGCTTAAAAAAGTAATTGAAGGTGAACAAGGTGGTATTTCTAAATCTGTAAACTGGCAAGGTGGAGGCTCTTTTGTTTACTGTGAGCTTTTAGAAGATAATGAAAGTCTAGTCAATGAACTAGAAAAAGCGGAAAATACTGATCAAGTTAAAATTGTTTTGAATAAGGCCATTGATAATGGGAAATTAATTCCTTCTATCTTACCTAGTGATTTAAAAGTAAATGAGGATGATTTTGATAAGCTTAGTCTTGATGATCAAAAGAATCTAGTAATGGAGCTTTTAAATAAAAACCAGCTTTATGTAAATTTATCAGATATAGACGATGAAGACTATAAGGTGAGTGAGGCTGACAAGGCATTTACTAGAAGCTTCTATGGCAAGGAGTGA
- a CDS encoding DEAD/DEAH box helicase family protein, translated as MTDQYLYQELDVIKKIGALKELPSYIESNLNPNIILRDYQEDAFRYFITYVESNLIKNKQIHNLFHMATGSGKTVIMAGLILYLYTKGYRKFLFFVNQNNIIKKTKGNFLNPSSIKYLFADNIELMGEQVQVKKVNNFAFYDKNAINICFTSTHKLHLDMNFTKENSPTFEDFEDDKIVLISDESHHINTVTKGLTKTEKRNLDENAKSWEYTIERIFRANRDNVLLEFTATADLKDPNVEKKYLDKIVYDYTLSKFRESGYTKDFNNMQGDYDRWSRTLLALVISEYRRHLFGDNGQNIKPVVLLKSKIIKDSKEFYDEFYQKLNNLKAEEILKYKDSDNEYLTNAIEYFFKKDSSLNSLVSDIKLGFSVENSILLDSKTISEDKQIYINSLEAKDNPYRIIFTVDMLNEGWDVLNLFDIVRLYETRDGKNGKPGKTTISEAQLIGRGARYCPFKIEDGQPRNKRKYDFDMNNENRILETLLYHSMQDSRYISELRYALKQTGLLADASMEINYILKDEFKQTDFFREAYVFSNRKVEKSRKSVAGIDKKIRNGYYQHKVSTGSSFIYGLFDEGKVKANEMTNTFNYKFKNIPLNIAEGAMSNFEVLKFNTLKSYFPNLKSKKEFLKSGNYLGNISLQIESPYKKLKAKDLYDGTMKILKEISLYLQKIETEYEGTKEFYAKRVYEVLKDKKIYIDNPHGDGVGVSQSMIANEDVLDLSYEQWYVYNDNYGTGEEKAFVKYFKGIVKDLRSKYDDIYLVRNERIPALAIYEFDTGERFEPDFLLFLQKKGTDGYLQEQIYIEPKGSHLLKKDKWKEDFLLKIEEQGIPTKTYVDDNKYKIIGLPFFNRECRMEEFEEEIRKNFS; from the coding sequence ATGACTGACCAATATTTATACCAAGAGTTAGACGTTATTAAAAAAATAGGAGCTTTGAAAGAATTGCCTTCCTATATAGAGTCAAACTTAAATCCTAATATAATTTTGCGTGATTATCAAGAAGATGCTTTTAGGTATTTTATAACCTATGTTGAAAGTAATTTGATAAAAAATAAACAAATCCATAATTTATTTCATATGGCAACTGGTTCTGGTAAGACTGTTATTATGGCAGGTTTGATTTTATATCTATATACCAAGGGCTATAGGAAGTTTTTGTTTTTTGTAAATCAGAATAATATTATAAAAAAGACTAAAGGAAATTTTCTGAATCCATCTTCTATTAAGTATCTCTTTGCTGATAATATTGAATTAATGGGTGAGCAAGTTCAAGTAAAAAAAGTAAATAATTTTGCTTTTTATGATAAAAATGCTATAAATATTTGTTTTACTTCCACACATAAACTTCATCTGGACATGAATTTCACAAAGGAGAATTCTCCTACTTTTGAAGATTTTGAGGATGATAAAATTGTCTTAATATCTGATGAATCCCACCATATCAATACTGTGACCAAAGGCCTAACAAAAACTGAAAAAAGAAACTTAGATGAAAATGCCAAAAGTTGGGAATATACAATTGAAAGAATATTTAGAGCAAATAGAGATAATGTTTTGCTAGAATTTACAGCAACTGCAGACTTAAAAGACCCTAATGTTGAGAAGAAATATTTGGATAAAATTGTCTATGATTATACCTTATCTAAGTTTAGAGAGAGTGGATACACCAAAGACTTTAATAATATGCAAGGTGATTATGACAGGTGGTCAAGAACTCTTCTTGCCCTTGTTATAAGTGAATATAGGAGACATTTGTTTGGAGACAATGGTCAAAATATAAAGCCAGTTGTTTTATTGAAGTCAAAAATTATTAAAGATTCAAAAGAATTTTATGATGAGTTTTATCAAAAATTAAATAATCTTAAGGCTGAAGAAATTCTAAAATATAAGGATTCTGATAATGAGTATTTGACAAATGCAATTGAATATTTTTTTAAAAAAGACTCAAGTTTGAATTCATTAGTATCTGATATTAAATTAGGATTTTCTGTTGAGAATTCTATACTTTTAGATTCGAAAACAATATCTGAGGATAAACAAATATACATAAACTCTCTTGAAGCAAAAGATAATCCATATAGGATAATTTTTACTGTAGATATGTTAAATGAGGGCTGGGATGTATTAAATCTTTTTGATATTGTAAGATTATATGAAACAAGAGATGGAAAAAATGGGAAGCCGGGAAAAACAACTATTAGTGAAGCTCAACTAATAGGTCGTGGTGCAAGGTATTGTCCATTTAAAATTGAGGATGGTCAGCCAAGAAATAAGCGTAAGTATGATTTTGATATGAATAATGAGAATAGAATACTTGAAACGCTTCTATATCATTCTATGCAAGACTCAAGGTATATTAGTGAATTACGATATGCACTAAAACAAACCGGTTTATTAGCAGATGCTTCGATGGAAATAAATTATATATTGAAAGATGAATTTAAACAAACAGATTTTTTCAGGGAAGCCTATGTATTTTCAAATAGAAAAGTTGAAAAGTCAAGAAAATCAGTTGCAGGAATAGATAAAAAAATACGAAATGGATATTACCAGCATAAAGTATCCACAGGAAGTTCTTTTATATATGGATTGTTTGATGAGGGAAAAGTAAAGGCTAATGAGATGACTAATACTTTTAACTATAAATTTAAAAATATACCTTTAAATATTGCTGAAGGTGCAATGTCAAATTTTGAGGTCTTAAAATTCAATACACTTAAGTCATATTTTCCTAACTTAAAATCAAAGAAAGAATTTTTGAAATCTGGAAATTATTTGGGAAATATAAGCTTACAAATAGAAAGCCCATACAAGAAATTAAAAGCCAAAGATCTTTATGATGGAACAATGAAAATACTTAAAGAAATATCATTATATTTACAAAAGATAGAAACTGAGTATGAAGGAACCAAGGAATTCTACGCTAAGAGAGTCTACGAGGTATTAAAAGATAAAAAAATATATATTGACAATCCACATGGAGATGGAGTAGGAGTGTCCCAATCCATGATTGCCAATGAAGACGTCTTGGACTTATCATACGAGCAATGGTATGTCTACAATGATAACTATGGAACAGGTGAAGAAAAAGCCTTTGTCAAATATTTCAAGGGGATAGTTAAGGATTTGAGAAGTAAATATGATGATATTTATTTGGTAAGAAACGAGAGAATTCCGGCCTTGGCTATTTATGAATTTGATACAGGAGAAAGATTTGAGCCAGACTTCTTATTGTTCTTACAAAAGAAAGGAACTGATGGATATTTGCAAGAACAAATTTATATTGAACCTAAAGGTAGCCATCTACTAAAAAAAGACAAATGGAAAGAAGATTTCCTACTAAAAATTGAAGAACAGGGCATACCTACAAAAACTTATGTGGATGATAACAAGTATAAGATTATAGGACTTCCATTCTTTAATAGGGAGTGTAGGATGGAAGAATTTGAGGAAGAGATTAGAAAAAACTTTAGTTAA
- a CDS encoding SIR2 family protein: MEEDIVNYYISKDIHFGARSNENNEIVYMKNDQVLKTEDNESITDYEFKQLIKKEVSRFIYPYENTVILAGAGASIVNNDEGIPDKSYGHTVNMLTQVVDEILEENEDLFSINELCELCKYNIPIKETKKFEYDKIEEHYNHDFILEDFLSKVLSYEEFMDENDTKKKYKLTKDKILEVIKDKTSYSFNKNIHNHDTLIKIFSDMVKTPSRLSIVTTNYDTLFEEAAESLNFTVMDGFSFTAKPSFDVDLFNWFLVKPILNVNSDKVEYKKNIINLLKIHGSLTRKQEGGKIIRCDKENNENPIMIFPSSNKYYHSYENPYFELFSKFQELLKTPNTLLITTGFSFADNHIAKMITQAIKSNPSLTILATDYSIDKKDKSPNWKELIGLMNSGYHIAFLKGTVADGLIDYFGEVQYGD; the protein is encoded by the coding sequence ATGGAAGAAGATATAGTAAACTACTATATATCAAAAGATATTCATTTTGGTGCTAGGTCTAATGAAAATAATGAAATAGTGTATATGAAAAATGATCAGGTATTAAAAACTGAAGATAATGAGTCAATTACAGATTACGAGTTTAAACAATTGATTAAAAAAGAAGTTTCTAGATTCATTTACCCTTATGAAAATACAGTTATTTTAGCTGGTGCAGGTGCATCTATTGTTAATAATGATGAAGGAATTCCCGATAAAAGTTATGGTCACACAGTTAATATGTTGACACAAGTTGTGGATGAGATTTTGGAAGAAAATGAAGATTTATTTTCAATAAACGAACTATGTGAACTATGTAAATATAATATTCCAATAAAAGAAACAAAGAAATTTGAGTATGATAAGATTGAAGAACATTATAATCATGATTTTATTTTAGAAGATTTTTTATCTAAGGTTTTATCTTACGAGGAATTCATGGACGAGAATGATACTAAGAAGAAATACAAATTAACAAAAGATAAAATATTAGAAGTGATTAAAGATAAAACATCATATTCTTTCAATAAAAATATTCATAATCATGATACCTTGATAAAAATTTTTTCAGATATGGTTAAAACTCCATCTAGGCTGTCTATAGTTACCACTAATTACGATACATTATTTGAAGAAGCAGCAGAATCATTAAATTTTACAGTAATGGATGGTTTTTCATTTACTGCTAAACCTAGTTTTGATGTGGATTTATTTAATTGGTTTTTGGTTAAACCTATTTTAAATGTTAATTCAGATAAGGTTGAATACAAAAAGAATATTATTAATTTGTTAAAAATTCATGGTTCATTGACACGGAAACAAGAAGGAGGAAAAATTATTAGATGTGATAAGGAAAACAACGAGAATCCGATAATGATATTTCCGAGCTCTAATAAGTACTATCATAGTTACGAGAATCCTTACTTCGAACTTTTTTCAAAATTTCAAGAGTTGTTAAAAACTCCTAATACACTCTTAATAACTACAGGATTTAGTTTTGCAGATAATCATATAGCAAAAATGATAACACAAGCCATTAAGTCTAATCCTAGTTTGACTATATTGGCAACAGATTATTCGATAGATAAAAAGGATAAATCTCCGAATTGGAAAGAATTAATAGGGTTAATGAATAGTGGTTATCATATAGCTTTCCTAAAAGGAACTGTAGCAGATGGATTAATTGACTATTTTGGGGAGGTTCAATATGGTGATTGA